A region of the Parasteatoda tepidariorum isolate YZ-2023 chromosome 7, CAS_Ptep_4.0, whole genome shotgun sequence genome:
aaaaatttttgaggagGATTTAGTTTGTAAAGGAAAAGTGTTTAGaaaaatggtttttcttttgaaagaaaatttttcatttctcttcGAAAATGAACAGATATTTCTTTCTGgcttatgcattaaaattttttttgaaaattatttatttctaacattttaatgAGTTGTAAGGGAAgggaattattatatttgttgaatttaatgaagaaagtattataattttttacgagCACCAAGcaactaaatttgaaaagaaaaaactacaaCTTTGCTAGATTAAGAGGAATATTCTAAACTATTCGATGACATTTTGGATATAAgtgttgtataaaatatattaacagaaaaggaattttaaaaaaaattaccaactagttaaaaaacagtttctttacattttttcttctaaaaattaataataattatctatattaaaacaaagactctttttcaattataatagataatataacttgaaaaatttatcacaaagTGTATGATGGAGCGcttaatcatattatttaaaaattgctgcaaCACGTATGATAAAACTATGATGTTTaattgaaccatattttcaTGCTTCTCATACTTGATTACACGGTACTATGGTTCAATGCTACACCTCATTAAAAGTCATAGAGAATTTGCTGATTATTATGGTTcaaacttcaataatttttttttcgttcttataaaaaattttaaaaagaaactgtgCAGGCATGCTTGAGTTTTGTGTACCAAcaggtaatatttaatttttgaattgcttttatatttctatttgaattattttaggcACAAAAAGTCCAGAAAGCTAGAATAATTAGTTaagattatttatgtaaatatattaggCGGACCGGTAACTAATGTCATTTCgtctcattaaatattcgttattcttaaaaaacaattatttttttttctcgatccATTTCAATTCCTTTTCGATCCGATATTGAAAGGTTTTTGCTAACGAAGGTgcatacattattgattaaaaataaaatctggaaAACAATTATCAAATGCAACGCAACCACGTTACTTTCCGGTCCACCTAATATTTCAGTTGAATTGagaatttttcatactttcgtAAAAAGAGAGGTGATTGCTGCCTTTAACAGTTACATACTAACACCTTAACCTTTAAAACACCAAATTATCTCCCCCACAATATTATCAGCCAGCAGTAAAAAAAGGGGTAGTACGTTGAGAATGttactaattaaattgttttattactttccCAAAATAcacaaatagatatttttaagaaagggACATGTATTGCGAGAACTGAATATTTTGAAGCTTCGAATAAGTCATGTGATGCAAAGCACAAATGtttagaatgaaataattttacgacattattattatattatttttttgcatttttcatttgtagaaatttaaatatagtttttctccCGTTTGTTCCCAATCATGGTTCTAGTTcttcatttaaactatttacgTATACAACCCCGTTTAATGAAGTAAACGGGGGgcgttattttttcattacggTAAATACATTCTAAACGTATGTAATAGTAGACAGGTAAAAATCTTCTAACTAATGATAGTTTTTCAATACCATGATACTCCTGCATCAAAGTGAATTCTGCGAagaaaaatcgttttctttctATAATTGGACTACAGTGTTTAATGCTAGAAAACCATTATGAAGATGGAAgaatcagcttttttttttgcatgcattTCTAAGTGTTTTTACTCTTCATTAAGAGGTGACAAGTATACTTACCATGTCCCGCAGTGTATTGATCTTAAAGACACGATTTACAGCAGaacatcgaagtcaagcatcactggtggCGGTCAATAACAAGTGGGTGACCGCTCTGATCAGCCTGCGCTGGGGCAGAGGGTGCCCGAtatcagtcctcgttaaactgttttaccgtaaGTGCTTCCctttgcgtgcaggtcgttgggctaccaaagcaacTTGGCTATCACCTCAGCAGAggatgtcttcggatcatcctcaaggatacttcccagactgtcgccattAATCCagcgtgcagctctagtgcgacgtaaagcaCCTACCTGccatcttcaatttttaaacgcCGATGtgaagaaatacaaaataaataaaaaaattcgtaaaatagaagaaaacaaacaatgaagggctttgtttacataaatgtaGGCAATAGTCAAAGTTACCGTGTGCGATCAAGAATAGAGAGTAGCACTGTGAAGCTTCGTCTCTTTGTGCTTTCGTTCTTtggattatttttcatatcaagtttatttgtagttatCAAGACAGAGTGCATAAATTCAGTTATTCATTAGCATATGAGCCAATTCTTTacagaagataaaattttaaaactctcatTCCCCtttatatgtatgtaaaaatatacatatataaaaaaaaattaaaaaaaaacagtctcattattcgaattaattttaggcaatattctaaatgaatcttttataaatcaaaCTCAATCCttaattcaaaaagtattttaacatgGCATTACTAAAAAGAATGACCTTATGAAAagactaattttaataagttgttCTATTTGATTTCAGGTGTGTTACGTGAATTAGAGCAATGCATTGAGTAGTGCATGGAGGAGTGCTCGTGCAAGATTGTTCTCGTTGGTGATAGTCGATGTGGTAAGACCTCACTCATTCACAGATTTGTCAGTGATACTCACTCTCAAGTAAGTACTCaacttcataattttgatctcaacaaaaaataaaaactgaaattttattcacagaACCAAAACACTTCTGGGAAATCAATGGCGCTTCAAGTAgaaagtacaataaaaaatatatcttagtacctttttattaactctttttcGTGTCTGCAAGAGTggcatattttaattgaaacttcgATCATTTTCCAATTTACTAGAGCACTCATgttggtactttatttatgtcgcactagagctgcaccatgggctattggtgacgatTCGAGAAACATCCCtaaagatgatccgaagatattttgatcttctgcagagtAGATGGCGACCTGCTCGCGAAGTTAAgctacggtagaacagtttaacgaggaccgatactgcGCACATTCGGTCCCGACTAaggttgatcaaagtggtcacctacccgcttactgaccacaaCCAGTGATGATTGAATACGATGTTCGACAGAGAactgtgtctttacgatcagttcactgcggaaCTCCCTAGAGTACGCAGATCTCAACTGAAgtaagtttcaattatttcctACTTGATACCAGAAGAATTCGTTAGCATTGCATCGTCATTGGGAACTTGtcaataaaacttttgataattttccgaTTAGTTAGGGTGCTAAACGCTGAATTGGAGTTTCTTGATGGATTAAAATACAAGTTCCAAATTTTCTTTGCCAGAATAAGCAGAATTTATATCACCaaacagatttaattttcaattaatgttttcaaaatttttcaactatctAGAGAGCTCAAATTTTAACTGGAGCTCTATACCAGGCgtcaataaaagtttaatttctttcctaaatgatgcaaaaaaaatttattggttatCAAAATGCGACCACTTTGCAACATAAGATAAGACGgacgaaaataaaattggaaaactattctttttaaatagactaaaaatataacaaataatttgcttttgtgagaattaatacaaaaaataaataaaaataaacacgttGAGTGCGTGACTTTTAATaccacagaattttttttactgtgccCTTTAAGAGAGATACGCCTTATGTTTTAGATGTgacaaaagttaaattattttctctttttaagtcAGTCcgctttaaaaacattattttaaaattattattttatttttatttttacagttcgCTAACAAATGGAGGGAAAGGATTTTTGACTTACATATCAGCACTACACCCAATTATGTTagtctggtcggtagggcgctgggcccatgttcgggagttcgtgggttcgaacctcCCCGggcgaagactccccgtgtagtaaagtgactgatgcacgttaaatctgtcgagtcgcaaaagtcctccatgttcccatagcaaatcaatgcctctgggggtactggattggagatcgatcgttctctgattcaggtcaaaattacgatctgtgaatgatTGAATGGATGTAttaatgggtccaccctataaacgggtgggacgtatggtgtggcagaagtcgaattcttggccatagatggcgccactggaaaacaagaacaatcgcaccccctctgcctaaacaggtatacgtcaacaacaacctAATTATGTCATTTAAATCTTTGGATTATATATTAGTTAAGCACTTGGTAAATTGTCAATTTAAGTGTTTCTGTAACACTATcatagtttgataattttacagaaTTCTAACTGAGTACCCGTTCTTCGCACgggttgaataaaataaaagtaaggaATCAATATATcagtactgaaaaaaaaaacgaaatcatGCTCAATGCTCAAAACTGAAAGGCATATACCGACACAATTAATATAACAGAAGTGTTTTGCTTTTTGGACTGTTTACTTTAATCTTAACTCTTAACATAACTGATCCACATCAGTTTTTAGTatgcttgcatgattttttattttaaattggggagaggtaaataaaaaaaagcaaagaactATTTGTCTCGCCTgctaataaattggtaataaaatagttcggaTACAACATCTTTTTTCGTTCGGAAAATGTcccttacctggttcttccactaagtttttcatttaatgtagctaaagcaatttcatttttttatttaatatcatctGTTGCCCTTTTTGGTGGCTATACGTTATTAAAGCtagcaaaattcattttttttagtttatccCATTAGAATagagataaaatgtatttagcatcCTTGGTCATGATGCTATTGCTCGATGCTAACtcatgatagttaaaattttctcaagtACATATCCCTTCTCATGGGCCGAAAAACACTTACTTCCAAAGTATAGGTGTTAAAAATGCTTAGTATTGATGCTGTTTTAATAATCACgaaatatatcattataatacagtaaaacctctcggctccacagtaaaatggtcaaTACTGGAAATTGGTAGTTCTTAGGGATaacctccattgacttcaaaacgTTATCGAAGGTATATTATTTTTCGCAAACGatattaattttagtcagtgttATTTTTTTGGTTCTTATTTTCTTGGTTTTTCATGAAAATCGGAAAGAAGGATAAACTTAAGCGTCAATAAAAATGACGcctactgatataattatgtgtaaaaacaaatttaccaattatgaacgATAGAACTACttcgaattttatttgttttttgcttaACCCTTTCCTTcccgctcccgtgaaaatgacggagTGAGGTTTCACCCTTTATTCCTCGCTCCCGTCATATTTCTGGGCTGGAGTTTTCAGTAGTAACAAgctaataagaataaaactaattaatttcttttgcccggaaagcattttatttctcattttacacaccagatggcagtaccaggatatttttgaggtaattgtagatagtttattttaaactagatatcaGCATAGGATGTTTGGatgtcaaaagaaaaataggCACCTTTATgatcattttcttgaaaattaaccgatcgttgaGGGGTTAAgttcgaatttaattttatattataaaaattagttaactttaaagcttgtttgtttgagatgcttagtttttttcaaaaagaattcttttctttctaatttaactttcagctCTGAAAATAAACCATTGATAGCATAGTCTTTAGTACACTCTGATTTATTGCAACATGAGATTGTAGATATCTTTCAGAGATCGTCACAAATAGCTCTCTAAATAAAAGCCTCACAtagttattttcaattgaatactTTAATCAAGTTATTTTAATGACCTTTCTATTGTAATTAAACCTGTAGGCTATTCATTACCTCTTTAGAATCCATtcagttataatttataattctgataTAATAGTTTCACAagtatataagtaaaaaaaaacctatacaggacatttttttattaaaaatttactgttaaaaacgTTAAGAACAATACTAAtgagaaaattcaaaatgagctttgaaatttcgttcTAACGCAACATTACCTCCAAAAAGTTTATGAGACAGACTTCTACAGACAGCACaattatgctaaaaattttaaactaagctTTGTCTGACATTTTATGTCATTTCTCTTCGAAACTAATTTATCAGAGTCAACTAATTAACGCTACCAGTTCTCCTGAACTCAAAGGCATGAtgtaaattagagaaaataaattgctgttgtaaaaatgataattgagatttaaattatgaaactgGAATGCAAATAACTGTCTGGGAATGCTCTCGggataatttgttttcaattgacTTCTGAATGTCTAAAATTAAAACGCAAGCTTTTCCATGAGCCATTTCAAAATGGAATGTCTAGATGAAAAAGCAAGTAATGTTTAGAACTATTTTTCtcactaattattataatgaatttaattttgaaattctaccgatcgaaatttttaaagaatagttcATTGTAAAAGGACTTGATGTaactatttttatgcaatatgaCATATTGCGAAAGAAATTTCtacatcaaaatttcaattgtattttaaacGCAAGAAAACGTGCTGGGGAATTTTATTGAAGAGCATGAAATACAGactttaagaataataaaatgaaaaatgaattggacaaaattgttgttgttgtagttaatttacgtcgcactagagctgcataatgggttattggcgacggtctggaaaacatccctgaggataatccgaagacatgccatcacatttttgatcctcttcagaggggatggcacccccgcttcggtagcccgacgacctgcacgcgaagtcgagcactttacggtagaacagtttaacgaggaccaatactcACACCCTAGGTCCCTACGCAGagtaatccaagtggtcacccacccgctcactgatcgcagtcagtgatgcttgacttcggggatcttgttgttgttgttgttaatttacgtcgcactagaactgcacagtgggctattggcgacggtctgggaaacatcccggaggatgatccggagACATGTCATCCCAATATTGATCCTCTGCATgtcacccccgcttcggtagcccaacgacctgcgtgcgaagtcgagcacttcggggatctgctgagaaccgtgtGAATtggacaaaatgaaaaaaatcatgaattgaaaaataagaaatattaatgtgTTTAGATCGGTAAAAAGATTCGAAATAAGCGTAATAAActcgaaaaaatttcaatggaaCTCTattaaagcgaaaaaaaatcaacGTGACTTTTTATTGCTcatcaattacaaaaatatatttttaaaggtaagAAGACTTATTTTAATACTTGTATATCTCAACAAAATTGTTTGTCACGTATCACACCTCTTTCCCCTGCAATCGAGAactttgtaataatttgtttcttaacgacaagtaatttgttataaattacaattattctaCTGAATGTTACAAAAActacaattcataatttttagttgatttaaaaagaaattattagagGATATTAAGATTTCTGagcaaataactattttagtttCAGTTGCTAATGGAATTAGAATTATCGTagttatagttattaaaattttctaaatgtaaTATCATTTGTCCAAAATCTTGCcactttgtttatattttaaaacaaactcaaAGCACAATATCTTATAAGgttttaatttagctttaatgaaataaaaaaaatactattaaaagtCACTGAGTTCATAGAttgagcaaattttaaatttcacgaGAGATCTGTAGATAGTTAATGTAGATAAATAAGTAAAGTCGAAGTTTCAAGACCAGACTGTATCTTGCCATTTAACCAAAAAGTAAATAGTGTTTACTAAAAAACCTAAGTGATCTGCAAttagctaaattttaattaaatcttactaAAGGTTTAAAAATCTATCGTTTTTTCCTTTAGCTCAATAATTGACACCTAGTACATCAACTCTCAACTTACTGTtgaagaaaatttgataaaaatttaaattttagtcataCGAGCAGCGATTCACAAAACAATTTAGTCTAATATAAGCTCAAAAAGTacggattttaaaaatatgtaaatcttCATTTGCTGAGAGATCCTAAAATTTACCatgaaaaagcaatttaacAATCTGGTATTCTCCATCgaaatttttccataaatttaggAATTTACATGCTCTCGAAGCAGTTGTCTAGTTTCAGCAGATGGAATGCAGCAATATTCCCCATCATATATCatacttaaaaatcaattttatgaaatatttctttacgatttaaaattgtgttaatcacattttatagttattaaaaatcagTCGAGCTGatgctttttattcacttctgatattttattactacGTTCTACTAAAATTTTGCCTGAGGTGCGGAATAGAGTAAAGCCGACCACTTTTAGATTAGCTAGAGCACTTCAATTTCTAGCTCCGTATGGCAGGgcaatgaaagtttaaaatgtttctctAACATTACAAGCAGaatttatataactattttgtagctaaaaggaatttaacatttgactacttttaaacaaacatgaaactttcttcaagaatttttttcgcgGAATTAACCCCCtttttctcgctcccgtgaaaatgacggggtaaGTTTTCGCTCGCTATTTCTTGCTCCcatgatattgacgggctggagtgttcagtagtaatgcgccaataaaaataaaactaattcatttcttttgcccggaaagcattttatttctcattttacgcAACAGAgagcagtaccaggatatttttaaggtaattgtaaatGGTTAGTTTACTTTAAACTAGTTACTaacactaatcaaatacgtgtatttggcaaaatagacACTTTTAAGACAGTTTTCGTGAAagttaaccgatcgttaaggggttcaatttaaaaacacatcaCTTTCGTACTACTTCGTAGTCTGAAAATTGTAAATTCCAACCTCTTTCAGAAATTAGATGTCTTTAGTTTTAGATTTCATAAAGATTTTTCAGAAGCATTCCTCCAACAGCACATTGTGGGCTATGGTGTCAGGATGGTTAATGCTTAACTTCATGAAAGGCTTGAACTGTAAGGGGGGTCAGCATTGCGTACAAGCCACTTTTACTTCCCGAAAGAGCTGATACCcattgatttaatgattggtGGGCATCAAGCAGTCCCTGAGGAATAAACTTCAGTCCCTCACAATAGTCCCGACTGAGGAAAGTGTCTAATCTATAACATCGTGGCTAATTCATTTTTAGtctcttgaaaaaaatgtaggttttaaaatttatatttcatacttaGCGAAATTCGGCAAAATGTGTTCGAGGTGACTGAAAAAGTTTATATCAGcattaaagaaactaaaaaacacaatgtaaaacaatttatttcaaattaaaatttctaataagtattaaaagttatttcgaGAATACATTTACAGACTGGAAAAACTATACAGTTAACAAACAGTAAGTTTCGTTAGCGAAACTTTGTTTGGCACTTTTAGTTAAAgcgagtaaataaaattaaggacttGGCAGGGACTGtgaaaactttcaatttaagTTGTCCATTCTATCGAAATCCGTTTTGGACTTGCACTCAATTCAGCTTGTCTTTAAGCTTTCAAGAAGCATGGCTTTTATCTTGTCTTCACCAACGCCAAAGTCTTTGTCGATCAAATCGACTAACGATTTTTCTTCTGCACCGGTGGGATCAAGTTCTTTCCCATGTAATCTAAAAAGTAAAGATATCACTTAACAAGGGTAAAGATACTGATgctgaaagttaaaaattcatatattcataaacatttcgaaaatttaaatatttttgctgcttATATTGAGTTATTTCCAAAAGTATTACACAGCAATCTGTtccttgaatttaaaatttgctcgaTAGAACAGAATTTAGTAcgcttaaatttgttttaacgtTTAGAGTATGCGTGTTTCagaaaaatgcaagaaatatttgtattggtgcgtttgatattaaaattaagagttttaaatcgtattttatttaagtttgctGCCtactatctatctatattatataaaacgctaatacgtaaacaataaaaccgatgatatttcttttctcgcgctggctacagttttcatttttaattgattggattcggcgcgcaagagcacgtagtgagcaaccagataacaataaccagagtgagcattatcaggttgttcaattcagattcatgcactaaaaacatgacaatatttaatttaaactcaattaggaattaattaattaattgaagtgagaatgctttaaaaggccgctgttgaattgatatttttctactgggagctacctaaacgtctaaaaaacgtttaagtgtttgtattgaatgcattgaatttttttatatttcgcgtttatttatgcattgaattttcacgctttaaaatgcagaatattagtgaagcaatatttgataatttattttgctaatatgtttcttatttagctaatgttttgattttttcaccatgtacaatctaaatagctaatatacttttttaaaagccaataagaacattggtagaattcttctacataagtacaatactatgtctttgatgataaaatactatgtctttgatgataatatattatgtctttgtgctagaacattgtgttcattggcgagcgagagCAGCGAACCATGGTgtacggcgtgaaccacataggattgcgtagcaattctcgggggatggcgagcgttagcgagcagggggcggagcctcctagttctAAATTAAAAGCGTGGTCAACTGAATGCTTGTGAACCACGAGTACTGAAATAAAAgcacttttacaaaatttatgttttagcaAATGTTTAAGTATtacaataaagttataaaattagtaaattatcaTTCCTCAAAccaaagagaattttaaaaatgacatactGACAATTTTGACTCATTTTACAgaagatttaagaaatttaagtttttttatttgacgGATGTAATAAACTTCAAAGGGGTAAAAAActacgatattttattttaatgttttgcgCAGAAAAAGCTACCATTCAACCAGATAGAGACTTTCACATATCAGACTGCTACAATTCCGAATGGTTAGAAATAAACTGCGCAAAGATGTAgaaatgcatttcttttaaatcaaaagttaaaaaaaatgttaacacGTTGAAGGTAGTATGATAAACGAATGTGTGTgatctttagaaataaaatgacaaatgaaaatattttaaaaatttgagagcTTTTGTAATTCTAAAGCGAAAAAACTAAAACgtcaaaaagaacaaatttaaatttagaaaggtCAAATTTAACATGacatttaaaatctgaatattttctgggatttttttaaaacacatgcAATGAAAGCAGAAAAAGGAAATAGTTTAACTTGTTACTTACTCCATTTTTACTGGCTCTTTCTTTATGATAGCCTTTTCCCTGATGATTTCAACAGGAACCTTGATAGGTTTTGGAATTGGAAACGGTACAGCTTTCAATATAGGAACAAACACTGGTTTCTTCACAGGAATTGGTATTTTGACTTTCACAAATTTTGGAATAGGCACTGGAACTGGTTTCTTGTAGAAAGTTGGCTTATATATTTTCACAGGTTTCGGTACCATGAACGGCTTTGGAAATGGGACAGGCTTTgggatttttactatttttggaTAGGGTACAATTTTAGGAatcattttcacttttttcacaATAACAGGTATCGGCACTTTCTTAGGTAcaggtatttttttcataactggaacaatttttggaattttcactattttcgGTATAGGAACAAGGTGTGGTACAGGAACAGATGTAGGTTTCTCTTTAATAACAATGTGAATAGGTTGCTTAACGATCTTCGGAATTGGTTTTGGAAAAGGTTTAAATATTGGTACTGGTATAGGTTTCGGCACGggaataaactttttcttaatgtaGGGTTTTGGAACTGGAATAGGAACTGGCTTTTTTACAAAGTAAGGTTTAAATACTTTGACAGGCTTAGGTTTCATGTAAGGACTTGGAACCGGAATAAACTTTGGAACTTTTACAATCTTTGGAATAGGTACGAATTTCGGTATGGGCTTTATTTTGGTTACAACATGAGGAACTGGATACGGTTTTTTGATGAAGATAGGTTTCTTAACAGGCACCAATTTTGGCAATTTTACAATCTTTGGAACTGGCACAAATTTCGGAACGGGAATCCTCTTTGGTTTTTCCTTGATTACAATATGTATGGGTTGTTTTACAACCTTTGGTACAGGGATTGGCATAGGTACAAACTTAGgaatgaatactttttttggCACCGGAACCGGtactttctttttgtaaaattttggtaCTGGGACTGGAAACAACTTTGGTACTGGAACTGGCTTTGGTATGGGAACTTCTTTCTTGTAAAAGTAAGGTTTTGGTACTGGtatcttttttataactttcactGGTTTAGGAATCAAAACTTTCTTCGGTATGAGTTTGAATTTTGGCACAAAGTAAG
Encoded here:
- the LOC107457530 gene encoding uncharacterized protein; the encoded protein is MKAYQILLLFSLCGFSVSLLDEELSPKPKGNTRSARSLDLGIPKGGTKEDWTVQPVKIIIRDKPNLIKVPHPYPVKHYVPVPKVVPVLKKVPVLKPLPVPYFVPKFKLIPKKVLIPKPVKVIKKIPVPKPYFYKKEVPIPKPVPVPKLFPVPVPKFYKKKVPVPVPKKVFIPKFVPMPIPVPKVVKQPIHIVIKEKPKRIPVPKFVPVPKIVKLPKLVPVKKPIFIKKPYPVPHVVTKIKPIPKFVPIPKIVKVPKFIPVPSPYMKPKPVKVFKPYFVKKPVPIPVPKPYIKKKFIPVPKPIPVPIFKPFPKPIPKIVKQPIHIVIKEKPTSVPVPHLVPIPKIVKIPKIVPVMKKIPVPKKVPIPVIVKKVKMIPKIVPYPKIVKIPKPVPFPKPFMVPKPVKIYKPTFYKKPVPVPIPKFVKVKIPIPVKKPVFVPILKAVPFPIPKPIKVPVEIIREKAIIKKEPVKMELHGKELDPTGAEEKSLVDLIDKDFGVGEDKIKAMLLESLKTS